The nucleotide window CAACTCGCTCAAGGCCACCGTCGCCCGCAATCAACTCTCCAGCCAGGATGGGAGGGCAAAGGCGCCTCTGTTGGCCGGGAACCCTGGAGGGCCGTTCAAGCTGGTTCGCAGCGCGCAAACCACCTGAAGCAAAACACCTGAAGCAAAACACCTGAAGCAAAACACCTGGAGCAAAACACCTGGAGCAAAAACACCTGGAGAATGGAACCAACAGCGAGGCTCCGCGTCGAATCTCCTGCTGCCAGCCCTCCGCCGGGGTGCGCCGCCTTCGCATATCGTCCACGCTCGGGTTGTTTGGAATCTGTGACGGGAGTTCGAACATGTCCTGGGATCGTCCGTTCGCTCAGCCTGTGCCGCTCCCGAAAGGGCCGCCAGCACAAACATTGCGAGACGCCGCCAGCTATATCAGGACCCTTCCTCTCCCCGAACGTGACCGTCAGGAATGGCGGCTTGCCATCCAGATGCTCATTGATGCCGCCGAAGATCGCGGACCCATGCTGTTCGCGCGGGTGGGAATTGTCAGAGCCCTGGAGACGCGTATTGAAACGACGCTCGATAGGGAGCGCCAGGGCAAGCTGAAAGAAAGCAAGGTGAACGGAGACCGCGACGCCAGCATCTGAGCACAGATCGGCGTCACGGAAGATGGTGCCGGAGAGCCTGAAGGAGTCTCAAGTCCGGCAGTCCCAAATTGAACAAGAACTGGCGCTCGCAGCCGAAAAGAGCGACGTCCGAAGTCTTCAGGAAGCCGCCTCTTGGATCGGCCCGCAGACGCGTCGTCACCGAATGGCTGCAAGCCTGCCTACACCAAGCCCTGCCTACGCTACCTTCCTAATTCGGAAATCATCGATCCGCTTGCCGGACTTCAGTTTTGCAGCGAGCCAGCGAGGCGTCTTCCCTCGTCCTGCCCACGTCTCGGACGGCCGATCGGGATTCCGGAATTTCGGAACGACCGTTGGATATGGACGCCGCCCTGTCGATGATTTCGTGCGCTCAGCTTCGACGACGCCCTTGAGTTGTTTCAAGCGATCTTCGAGAATGCGCTTCTCTGCCAGCAGGGAAGTTGCAAGCCTTGCGGCTACCTCTTCGTGGAGTGCCCACAGCTCATCCGTGGACATTGATTTGAAGTCATTCCGGTTCACGACCGTCCCCAATCATGATTCGATAGTTGTCATCGTTGATAGCAAAACATGAGCAGAATAAGGCCTATTCAGAACCTCCTTCAGGCCGAAAAGTTCCACACGATTTGCATCGTTTACTTCAAGCAAGCATAACGGAAACTACTTGAAGGTGCACCAAATTTCCTTTCGCCGCTTCACAACTTTTGATTGATTCAGGCGCAGAGCCCCGCAATGATGTGAAACTAATGGCCTCTCATTGACGGTTCCCTAATCGCAACTGCTTCGATCGATTGATTTGCGCGTTTGATCTCGCAAATCTCCCGCAAGGCGCGCGGCGAGAAGCAAAGCGCATCGCCGGATCACGCGACGACAGATCCGGATTCCAACTCGGCGCAATGCCGCCCCATCCCCGCCACGCCGACGCCAAAGTCGAGACGGAACCTGCGTCTGGAACCCCCCGGCGGGCGCGAGCCCGTCCCGCAACAGAATGTTGACGTCATGGCAGGGTATCGCCACCGCGCAGGCCGCGGTGCTTCCAAGCTGCAGCTCGCGGCGCTTTCGCTGGTGCTGACCTCGTCGGCTGTGTGCGCGGACACATTTCAGGAAAAATGGATGGGACGGATCGCCCGGCCGCCGGCGGACGATCAGGAAGCTTCCGTTTACTGGGAAGGCAAGTGGGACGCGCGCGGCAAGCGCTTCAAGGCCAACGAGGTCTCCTGCGCGCACCGCACCGAGGCGTTCGGCACGATCTTCGTCGTAACCAATCTCGAGAACGGCAAGAAAATCCGCTGCCCTGTGCAGGACCGCGGCCCCTACGCCCGCGGCCGGGTTCTCGACTTCTCGCTCGGCGCTGCGCGCCAGATCGGCTGCGATGGCCTGTGCCGCGTCACCGTGCGCCGCGCCGGATATGAGTAGTCGCTATGCAATTCACCCCCAAGCTGTCGTCGAAACTGGGTCCTTGGTGTGCCCACAATAGCCGAGCGCTCGTCTCCCTGGGGTAGGTGATAGGAGCGGCACCCGGCTATTCGGGCCGCGCGGCGGTGCGGCCTGAACAGGAACTCATTTATGATTTAAGGGAACTTTAAAAAGCCATTGAAACATAACGATTTTGTCGAGAACACAGATTGCTCGTATCAGCACTTTCGGGCTTCCGGGGAACCGAAACGACGTGAAAACGGGCCTGAATGACCTCGCGTGAGGAAACGTAACGCCTCCTGCACGTTTTCCCGTCTTATGAATTTGAACCCGTCGAGCCCGAGGGCCACCTTGAGCCTGCCACCACCCGAATTCGATCGCGACGAGACGCTGGTGTGTATGGCGCTGGCGTTCTGCCTGGCCGGTGCATCGACCAGCATCATCTACCGCCTGCTGGGTTAAGGGCTCCGGGCCGATCATCCGGCAATTTTTCGGATCGCTTTGATCGCGGCAGCGCATGCCGACGAACGTGCCGCGCTTCCGTTTTGCGATGGAATGGTGCCGGTGGAGCGCGGCAGGCGGCGGATGCGGCTCGGCCGCGGCGATATGGAGTAGACGAGGCCCGGAGTGCCTAGGAGTCCGGGCCTCGTGGCCTCCAGTGGTAGCGCCCGTCGTGATGAACGAACGCCCTGCCCCCCGCTGCAAGCGACGGCGTTATAGATCGGCGTTTCGTGCACAGCCAATCCGTACGAGTACGGTGAGCGGGCGCCGCGCGGTTCTGTGTGACAAATTGATCAGCAAATGCGGCAGCGCGGATAACGAAGCGATATTCGGCTGGCGATTCGCTGCATTACGTCCCGCTCTAAAGGCGAGATCTGCGGCGAGCTACGACAAGCGCAGGCATTTGCCCGCGCCTACCGCTTATCGAATGGAATATACTGATGGTACTCTTTCGGTACCGAGCTCCGGTAACGCGCGGGCACCGTGCCGCGGTCGATCGAACGGTCGATCTCCTGCTGCCGGGTCATCTTGGCCGGTTTCCTTTTCTTCGGCGCCGCCTTCTCCTTTTCGGCCGCGGCGGCTTCCGGCGCGGCGGGGGAAGACGTTCCCGTTGCGGCGGTGCCGCCACCCGGCGTGCCCTGCGCCAGCGCGACGGCCGGCAGGAGTACGAGAGCCGCCGCCGACGCGGCCAGCACAAGACGAGACGGCTTTTGCATGGAAAACTCCAGTTTCGGCCTGCTCCGTTTCCAGCCCGATCCTATTACGTCCGCAGCCGTCCGCACACCGGGAATTTGGCGAGGCGGACGGGCGTGGACCGGCTATGCTTGACCCGGCTGCAGGTCGTGAAAACGAAAGCCACCCGGCTGCACTGCCAGTCCGGACCAAGCGCTGCGCTCAAGACCGGCTCTGGCGTAGACAGGCCGAACGGAAAGAAACCGATGGCGCAGGCCAGCAACGCGATGGCGGCGGCGGCGAGAACGAGGCTTTTGCGGTTCCACCAATTGTGCGGCATGGCGGTCGCTCCCTGTTTCGGAAGCCCGGAAAATAGGATCGCCCCGCCGCGGTGCCTGTGAACGGCTTCACACTACACGGGTTTGTGCGCGAGCCCGATGGATGCGGAAATGGGTATAACTCACGTAAATCCGTTGCGCGCGCGCAACCCTTGATCGACACTGCACGTTCGGGGCGAGCGCGTGTGCGGAGCGTGCAATGGACGAGCAGGAAGCGGGCAAACAGGATTCCGGCAAGCAGGAAGCGAGCTACGACTACCACCGCTACAAGCAATTGCTGGCGGAAGCGGTCGACGAGACCAAGCGGCTCGAGCTGATCGAGATCATGATCAGGGAAAAGGCCCGCGACAGGCTGGAGGCGCAGCGGATCGCGGATCGCGTAGCGATGACGGCGATGACGGTTGCACGCGTCCTCGGGCCGAGGGGACGTCGGGATAATTTCTAGAAAAGCGATCACTTCTCCGAAGCAGCATCACCAGCGAGCCAACCAACCCGCTCAGCGCACAGGCGCGAAGCCCATATTGAAGGACCGCCAACGCCCCGGGCGGGCTTCGGTCGCCGTTGCCATCCCGTGAAGCGACCGGCCGACGTGATCCCGCTCATCGGCATCAATTTGGGCCATTTGCTGCTCACGCAAGCCTCCCCTGCTCTACCCGCCCCTTTTCGACGCTGGCATTTTGCCTCGGGTTCACTTACCTAGGCGCCATCCCGCGCGCGTGGCGCGCCCAACCCCAAGAGTGAAAGCGACAAGGCCTCCTTTATGAGTGGATTCAAGGAACCTAACTTCGCGGACCGCCAGAAGGCCGCGATGCAGGCGCGGCAGAACATCCTGAACAAGTTTCGCGCCCAGCCGGGACCCGACGATCCCGAGGTGAAGCGCCGCCAGGCCGAGCGCGAGGCCATAGCCGCCGCCCGCGCCAAGGCGAGAGAGGCCAAGGAAGCCGAAAAGGCCGAACAGAAACGTCGCGAGGCCGAGGCCGCCGCGGCGGAAGCCGCGAGAATCGCGCGCGAGAAGGAAGAAGAGGCCGCTAGGCAGGCGGCGCTCGAGGCTGAACAAAAGGCCAAGCGCGACGCGCGTTACGCCGCGCGCAAGACCAAGGGCAAGAAGAAGTAGGCCTGCGATCCGCGTTCGATTCTGGCGCGCTCTCGTCATTCCGGGATGGTGCGTTAGCACCGGACCCGGAATCTCGAGATTCTGGGCCCGGTCCTTCACCCCGGAACGACGGTGCGGCTCAGTTTTTCTTCATGCCGTCTTCTTTTTTCATGCCGTCCTTCATCATCCCGTCGTGCTTCATGCCGTCCTTCTTCATCATCCCGTCCTCCTTCTTCATGGCGTCCTTGGACATGGACTCCTTCTTCATGCCGTCGCCTTTGCCCATTTTGTCCTGAGCGAAGGCAGCCGGCGCGAACGCGAGGCCGAGCGAAACGAGCGCGGCAGAAAGGCAGAGGCCGATACGGGTCGTGGTGGTGGTCATGGGATGGGCGTCCTTGGTTTGGGTTGGCTTCTCGAAAGCGACGTCTGCCGCTTCCCCAACGACGATGGCGCGACCGGGTTTGTTACCGACAACACCCCAGAGTTCAGCAATTCTCACGGTTAGTTGAAGCGGCAATTCAAGGGGCTGACGCTCCGCGAGCGCCAAAGTCGGCCGTCGCATCGGATATGCCCCCCACCACCTGCAACAGGTCGGTTCGCACCGCCTCTATATGCTGCTCCAGAAACCGGCAGGCCTTCTCGGTCTCCCGCATCCGACACAGTTCGATCAGGTGCGCGTGTTCTTTTTCGGCCTTCCCCATCGCTTTCGTATTTGAGAGCTGCAGGCGCGTGTAGCGATCGCTGGTTTGCAAGAGCGCCACCACGATCGCCTTGGTACGCGGCCGCCGCGCGTGAACATACAGCGCCATATGGAAATCAGCATTGAGCTGGCCCCACTCGCTGATGTTGCCCGCCTGGATCGCCTTCTCAAACCGCTTCTGGATGTCGTCCAGCGCGGCAAAGTCTCGTTCCGTAAAATGCGGCGCCGACTGGGCCAAGAGTCGCGGCTCCATGATCCCTCGGAGATCGAACACGTCGTTGATTTCGTCCAGCGACAACTCCGAAACGATCGCGCCCTTTTGCGGGACGATGCGCACCAGCCCCTCCGCCTCGAGCTGAAACAGCGCTTCGCGCACCGGAATGCGGCTGACGCCGTAGGCCTCACCCAGCGCATCCTGCCGCAGTTGTGAGCCGGCCGGATAAGTCCCGTCGAGAATGGACTGCCTGAGCTGGTCGACGATCGCAGCCGACAGCGTCCGGTGCTTCAGAGGGACTTTCATCTGATCTTCCGTCGTCATCGCCGGCCTTTCGGATCGAGGCGGCCCTGTTTCGCACGTTGACGTGGTCCCGCCCCAGCAAAAGCCGAAGCGCCCCACAATCTCCATTTGACAAGATTGTATAAATTATACAATTTCGAATGGCACGAGAAATCTTGATGGGTAGCGGGACTCTTTATGATCGAGCAGGCGATTGCGGATGCGCCGGCGCTCAGCGCCCGGGGGGTCGTTGTCAGGGCTTCGAGTCTCCTGCTCGCTTTCGAGCGCATCGCCTTGATGGGACTGATGTATCTGCTGACGGCTCTGATCATGGTGAACGTCGTCACCCGCTATTCGCACTTCCCGATCTACTGGATCGATGAATCGGCGGTCTATTGCGTGGTCTGGCTGACCTTTATCGGCGCCTCTGCGATGACGCGGCTCAGGCTCGATTTCGCCGTCACCATGATGACCGAGCGACTCTCGGCGCGGAATCAGAAGTTCGCGAGGATCGTCGCGACGGGCATGGTCGTCGTGTTCGGCGTGGCGCTGATCATCACCTGCTTCCTCTGGATGGATCCGATCGGGCTTGCCCGCGCCGGCTTCGACGCGCGCAAGCTTGCCGCCGAGACGTTCAATTTCCTCTACACCGAGCGCACCCAAACGCTGAACTGGCCGACCTGGGTGCTCTATCTGACGCTGCCGATCTTCGCGGTCTCCATGACCATTCATGGCCTGGCAAACCTGCTCGAAGATCTCGAACTGGTGCCACGGACACCGCCCAAAGGCTTTCAGCTCTCCGAGCTCGACGGGGTCAACTAGTGATCACGTCAGCCGCCTTCATCGCGATCATGCTGGTCGGGGTACCGATCGGCCTCTGCCTCTGCCTTGCCGGGTTCGTCTACATCATCGCGTCAGGCAATCCGGTTCTGTTTCAGTCCTACCCGCTGCAGCTTTTCGGCGGCGTCGACAGTTACGGCCTGATCGCCATCCCGCTGTTCATCCTGATCGGCGAAATCATGAACGGGGGCGGCATTACGCGGCGCATCGTCGACATGGCGATGGCCTTTGTCGGCTCGCTGAAGGGCGGACTCGCCTACGTCAACATCCTCGCCAACATGTTCATCTCCTCCATCCTCGGCTCCGCGACCGCG belongs to Bradyrhizobium icense and includes:
- a CDS encoding H-NS family nucleoid-associated regulatory protein is translated as MGTVVNRNDFKSMSTDELWALHEEVAARLATSLLAEKRILEDRLKQLKGVVEAERTKSSTGRRPYPTVVPKFRNPDRPSETWAGRGKTPRWLAAKLKSGKRIDDFRIRKVA
- a CDS encoding septal ring lytic transglycosylase RlpA family protein is translated as MAGYRHRAGRGASKLQLAALSLVLTSSAVCADTFQEKWMGRIARPPADDQEASVYWEGKWDARGKRFKANEVSCAHRTEAFGTIFVVTNLENGKKIRCPVQDRGPYARGRVLDFSLGAARQIGCDGLCRVTVRRAGYE
- a CDS encoding DUF6481 family protein produces the protein MSGFKEPNFADRQKAAMQARQNILNKFRAQPGPDDPEVKRRQAEREAIAAARAKAREAKEAEKAEQKRREAEAAAAEAARIAREKEEEAARQAALEAEQKAKRDARYAARKTKGKKK
- a CDS encoding pentapeptide MXKDX repeat protein, whose amino-acid sequence is MTTTTTRIGLCLSAALVSLGLAFAPAAFAQDKMGKGDGMKKESMSKDAMKKEDGMMKKDGMKHDGMMKDGMKKEDGMKKN
- a CDS encoding GntR family transcriptional regulator; amino-acid sequence: MKVPLKHRTLSAAIVDQLRQSILDGTYPAGSQLRQDALGEAYGVSRIPVREALFQLEAEGLVRIVPQKGAIVSELSLDEINDVFDLRGIMEPRLLAQSAPHFTERDFAALDDIQKRFEKAIQAGNISEWGQLNADFHMALYVHARRPRTKAIVVALLQTSDRYTRLQLSNTKAMGKAEKEHAHLIELCRMRETEKACRFLEQHIEAVRTDLLQVVGGISDATADFGARGASAP
- a CDS encoding TRAP transporter small permease, whose product is MIEQAIADAPALSARGVVVRASSLLLAFERIALMGLMYLLTALIMVNVVTRYSHFPIYWIDESAVYCVVWLTFIGASAMTRLRLDFAVTMMTERLSARNQKFARIVATGMVVVFGVALIITCFLWMDPIGLARAGFDARKLAAETFNFLYTERTQTLNWPTWVLYLTLPIFAVSMTIHGLANLLEDLELVPRTPPKGFQLSELDGVN